One segment of Pseudomonas sp. FP2196 DNA contains the following:
- the pepN gene encoding aminopeptidase N, protein MRTEQPKMIYLKDYQAPEYLIDETHLTFELFEDHSLVHAQLVMRRNPARGAGLPPLVLDGQQLELLSVTLADKELSADDYQLSENHLTLQPTSDTFTVDTSVKIHPETNTALEGLYKSGTMFCTQCEAEGFRKITYYLDRPDVMSKFTTTVVAEQHSYPVLLSNGNPIASGPGEDGRHWATWEDPFMKPAYLFALVAGDLWCVEDTFTTMTQRTVALRIYVEPENIDKCQHAMNSLKKSMRWDEEVYGREYDLDIFMIVAVNDFNMGAMENKGLNIFNSSAVLARAETATDAAHQRVEAIVAHEYFHNWSGNRVTCRDWFQLSLKEGFTVFRDSGFSADMNSATVKRIQDVAYLRTHQFAEDAGPMAHAVRPDSFIEISNFYTLTVYEKGSEVVGMIHTLLGAEGFRKGSDLYFERHDGQAVTCDDFIKAMEDANGVDLTQFKRWYSQAGTPRLAVSESYDAAAKTYSLTFRQSCPETPDKVEKLPFVIPVELGLLDSKGNEIALRLAGEASAQGTTRVISVTEAEQTFTFVDISEQPLPSLLRGFSAPVKLSFPYNRDQLMFLMQHDSDGFNRWDAGQQLSVQVLQELIAQQQKGESLVLDPRLITALRTVLSDESLDQAMVAEMLSLPGEAYLTEISEVADVDAIHIAREFARKQLADNLFEGLWLRYQANRDLSKKTPYVAEAEHFARRALQNIALSYLMLSGKPEVLAAALEQFDTSDNMTERLTALAVLVNSPFDEQKDQALASFAEHFKDNPLVMDQWFSVQAGSTLPGGLERVKALMQHPAFNIKNPNKVRALVGAFAGQNLINFHAADGSGYRFLADLVIELNGFNPQIASRQLAPLTRWRKYDAARQALMKGELERIRASGQLSSDVYEVVSKSLA, encoded by the coding sequence CGAACAACCGAAGATGATTTACCTGAAGGACTATCAGGCGCCCGAGTACCTGATCGACGAAACACACCTGACCTTCGAGTTGTTCGAGGACCACAGCCTGGTTCACGCGCAACTGGTGATGCGCCGCAATCCGGCGCGTGGCGCGGGCCTGCCGCCGCTGGTGCTCGATGGCCAGCAGCTGGAATTGCTCTCGGTGACCCTGGCCGACAAGGAGCTGAGCGCTGATGATTACCAGCTCAGCGAAAACCACCTGACCCTGCAACCGACCAGCGATACTTTCACGGTCGACACCAGCGTCAAGATCCACCCGGAAACCAACACCGCGCTGGAAGGCCTGTACAAGTCCGGCACGATGTTCTGCACCCAGTGCGAGGCCGAAGGCTTCCGCAAGATCACCTATTACCTCGACCGCCCGGATGTGATGAGCAAGTTCACCACCACCGTGGTGGCCGAGCAGCACAGCTATCCGGTGCTGCTGTCCAACGGCAACCCGATCGCTTCCGGCCCCGGCGAAGACGGCCGGCACTGGGCGACCTGGGAAGACCCGTTCATGAAACCGGCGTACCTGTTCGCGCTGGTGGCCGGTGATTTGTGGTGTGTTGAAGACACCTTCACCACCATGACCCAGCGCACCGTCGCGCTGCGCATCTACGTCGAGCCGGAAAACATCGACAAGTGCCAGCACGCGATGAACAGCCTGAAGAAGTCGATGCGCTGGGACGAAGAGGTCTACGGTCGCGAATACGATCTGGACATCTTCATGATCGTCGCGGTCAACGACTTCAACATGGGCGCCATGGAGAACAAGGGCCTCAATATCTTCAACTCCAGCGCCGTGCTGGCCCGCGCCGAAACCGCAACCGACGCCGCGCACCAGCGGGTCGAAGCCATCGTCGCCCACGAATACTTCCACAACTGGTCGGGCAACCGCGTGACCTGCCGCGACTGGTTCCAGTTGTCGCTCAAGGAAGGCTTTACCGTATTCCGCGATTCCGGCTTCTCTGCCGACATGAACTCGGCCACGGTCAAGCGCATTCAGGACGTGGCGTACCTGCGTACCCACCAGTTCGCCGAAGATGCCGGCCCGATGGCTCACGCTGTGCGCCCGGACAGCTTCATCGAGATCTCCAACTTCTACACCCTGACCGTGTACGAAAAGGGCTCGGAAGTGGTCGGCATGATCCACACCTTGCTCGGCGCCGAAGGCTTCCGTAAGGGCAGCGATCTGTACTTCGAGCGCCACGACGGCCAGGCCGTGACTTGCGACGATTTCATCAAGGCCATGGAAGATGCCAATGGCGTCGACCTGACCCAGTTCAAACGCTGGTACAGCCAGGCCGGCACGCCGCGTCTGGCAGTGAGCGAGTCTTACGACGCTGCGGCGAAAACCTACAGCCTGACCTTCCGCCAGAGCTGCCCGGAGACCCCGGACAAGGTTGAAAAACTGCCGTTCGTGATCCCGGTGGAACTGGGCCTGCTCGACAGCAAGGGCAACGAGATCGCCCTGCGTCTGGCCGGTGAAGCATCGGCGCAAGGCACCACCCGCGTGATCTCGGTGACCGAGGCAGAGCAGACCTTCACCTTCGTCGACATCAGTGAGCAGCCATTGCCATCGCTGCTGCGTGGCTTCTCGGCGCCGGTGAAACTGAGCTTCCCGTACAACCGTGACCAATTGATGTTCCTGATGCAGCACGACAGCGACGGTTTCAACCGCTGGGATGCCGGTCAGCAACTGTCGGTACAGGTCCTGCAAGAGCTGATCGCGCAGCAGCAGAAGGGCGAAAGCCTGGTGCTCGACCCGCGCCTGATCACGGCGCTGCGCACGGTGCTGTCCGATGAGTCGCTGGATCAGGCGATGGTCGCGGAAATGCTCTCGCTGCCAGGTGAGGCGTACCTCACCGAAATCAGCGAAGTGGCTGATGTTGATGCCATCCATATCGCGCGCGAATTTGCTCGCAAGCAACTGGCCGACAATCTGTTCGAAGGACTGTGGCTGCGTTATCAGGCCAACCGTGACCTGTCGAAGAAAACCCCATATGTGGCCGAGGCCGAGCACTTCGCCCGTCGTGCCCTGCAGAACATCGCGCTGTCGTACCTGATGCTCAGTGGCAAGCCGGAAGTACTGGCCGCAGCGCTGGAACAGTTCGACACCAGCGACAACATGACCGAGCGCCTGACCGCGCTGGCGGTACTGGTCAACTCGCCGTTCGACGAGCAGAAAGACCAGGCGCTGGCCAGTTTTGCCGAGCACTTCAAGGATAACCCGCTGGTCATGGATCAGTGGTTCAGCGTGCAGGCCGGCAGCACCTTGCCGGGCGGCCTGGAGCGGGTGAAAGCGTTGATGCAGCACCCGGCGTTCAACATTAAGAACCCGAACAAGGTGCGTGCGCTGGTCGGTGCGTTTGCCGGGCAGAACCTGATCAACTTCCATGCGGCTGACGGCTCGGGTTATCGCTTCCTGGCGGATCTGGTGATTGAGCTGAACGGGTTTAATCCGCAGATCGCTTCGCGGCAGTTGGCGCCGTTGACTCGCTGGCGCAAATACGACGCTGCGCGGCAGGCGTTGATGAAAGGTGAGCTGGAGCGGATTCGGGCTTCGGGGCAGTTGTCGAGCGATGTGTATGAAGTGGTGAGCAAGAGCCTGGCGTAA
- the katG gene encoding catalase/peroxidase HPI, translating into MANESKCPFNHAAGGGTTNRDWWPNQLNLKILSQHSPKSDPLGKDFDYAKAFKSLDFQALKQDLRALMTDSQDWWPADFGHYGPLFIRMAWHSAGTYRTADGRGGAGSGQQRFAPLNSWPDNVSLDKARRLLWPIKQKYGRNISWADLIVLTGNVALESMGFKTFGFSGGRPDVWEPDEDVYWGSEHEWLGGDSRYGKDKSAMQEPGDGTLVAEPDLHGKEESRTDQGERNLENPLAAVQMGLIYVNPEGPEGNPDPVASARDIRETFGRMAMNDEETVALIAGGHAFGKTHGAGPADNVGPEPEAAGLEEQGLGWRNAFGTGKGGDTITSGLEVTWTTTPTQWSNNYLENLFGFEWELTKSPAGAHQWQPKNGAGAGTVPHAHDPSKKLSPTMLTSDLALRFDPAYEQISRRFLANPDQLADAFARAWYKLIHRDMGPLSRYLGPELPNEELLWQDPIPEVTHALIDDNDVTALKGKVLASGLSVSQLVSTAWAAASTFRGSDKRGGANGGRLRLAPQKFWQANQPEQLDKVLKTLEGIQNEFNGGSSGKKVSLADLIVLAGNAGVEQAAKNAGHSVTVPFTAGRADASQEQTDVDSFGFLEPIADGFRNYSKGKYRVSAEALLIDKAQLLTLSAPEMTVLLGGLRVLNTNVGGTRHGVFTNQTEALTNDFFTNLLDMGVEWKPTSRDADEFEGRDRKSGSVKWTATRVDLVFGSNAILRALAEVYASADAKEQFVKDFVAAWTKVMNLDRFDLN; encoded by the coding sequence ATGGCAAACGAATCGAAATGCCCGTTCAACCACGCCGCCGGTGGTGGTACGACGAACCGTGACTGGTGGCCGAATCAACTCAACCTGAAAATCCTGAGTCAGCACTCGCCCAAGTCCGATCCGCTGGGCAAGGACTTCGACTACGCCAAAGCCTTCAAAAGCCTGGACTTCCAGGCGCTGAAACAAGACCTGCGCGCCCTGATGACCGACTCTCAGGACTGGTGGCCGGCAGACTTCGGCCACTACGGCCCACTCTTTATCCGCATGGCCTGGCACAGCGCCGGCACCTATCGCACCGCCGATGGCCGTGGTGGCGCCGGTTCCGGGCAGCAACGTTTCGCCCCGCTCAATAGCTGGCCGGACAACGTCAGCCTCGACAAGGCCCGGCGCCTGCTGTGGCCGATCAAACAGAAATATGGCCGCAATATTTCCTGGGCCGACCTGATCGTTCTCACCGGTAACGTCGCGCTGGAATCCATGGGTTTCAAAACCTTCGGGTTCTCCGGTGGCCGTCCCGACGTGTGGGAGCCGGACGAAGACGTGTACTGGGGTTCGGAACACGAATGGCTGGGCGGCGACAGCCGTTATGGCAAGGACAAGTCTGCCATGCAGGAACCCGGTGACGGCACGCTGGTAGCCGAACCTGATTTGCACGGCAAAGAAGAAAGCCGCACCGATCAGGGCGAACGCAATCTGGAAAACCCGCTCGCTGCGGTGCAAATGGGCCTGATCTACGTGAACCCGGAAGGACCTGAGGGCAACCCGGACCCGGTGGCCTCGGCCCGGGACATCCGCGAAACCTTCGGCCGCATGGCCATGAACGATGAAGAAACCGTGGCACTGATTGCCGGCGGCCATGCCTTTGGCAAAACCCACGGCGCCGGCCCTGCCGATAACGTCGGCCCCGAACCGGAAGCCGCCGGACTGGAAGAGCAAGGCCTCGGTTGGAGAAACGCCTTCGGCACCGGCAAGGGTGGCGACACCATCACCAGCGGCCTCGAAGTCACCTGGACCACCACACCGACCCAATGGAGCAACAACTATCTGGAAAACCTGTTCGGTTTCGAGTGGGAACTGACCAAGAGCCCGGCCGGTGCGCACCAGTGGCAACCGAAGAACGGCGCGGGGGCCGGCACCGTTCCCCATGCCCATGACCCGAGCAAAAAACTCTCGCCGACCATGCTGACGTCTGACTTGGCGCTGCGCTTCGACCCGGCCTACGAACAGATTTCCCGGCGCTTTCTCGCCAACCCCGATCAGTTGGCCGACGCCTTCGCCCGTGCCTGGTACAAGCTGATCCACCGCGACATGGGCCCGCTGTCACGCTACCTCGGCCCGGAACTGCCCAACGAAGAACTGCTGTGGCAAGACCCGATTCCAGAGGTCACGCATGCGCTGATCGACGACAACGACGTGACCGCACTGAAAGGCAAAGTGCTGGCCTCGGGGCTGTCCGTCTCGCAACTGGTCTCCACCGCGTGGGCGGCGGCCTCGACATTCCGTGGCTCGGACAAACGTGGCGGCGCCAACGGTGGCCGTCTGCGTCTGGCACCGCAGAAGTTCTGGCAGGCCAACCAGCCAGAGCAATTGGACAAGGTGCTGAAGACCCTTGAGGGGATTCAAAACGAGTTCAATGGTGGCTCATCCGGCAAGAAAGTCTCGCTGGCGGATCTGATTGTGCTGGCGGGTAATGCTGGCGTCGAGCAAGCAGCGAAAAACGCCGGGCACTCGGTCACCGTGCCATTCACGGCTGGTCGTGCGGATGCCTCGCAGGAGCAAACCGATGTCGACTCGTTCGGCTTCCTCGAACCAATTGCTGACGGTTTCCGCAACTACAGCAAGGGCAAATATCGGGTTTCAGCCGAAGCACTGCTGATCGACAAGGCGCAACTGCTCACCCTCTCCGCTCCGGAAATGACCGTGCTGCTGGGTGGCCTGCGCGTGTTGAACACCAACGTCGGGGGAACCCGTCATGGCGTTTTCACCAACCAAACCGAAGCGCTGACCAACGACTTCTTCACCAACCTGCTGGACATGGGCGTGGAGTGGAAGCCGACCTCGCGGGATGCAGACGAGTTCGAAGGGCGCGACCGCAAAAGCGGCAGCGTGAAGTGGACGGCAACGCGGGTTGATCTGGTGTTTGGGTCGAATGCGATATTGCGGGCGTTGGCGGAGGTGTATGCCAGTGCGGATGCGAAGGAGCAGTTTGTTAAGGACTTTGTGGCGGCTTGGACGAAGGTGATGAACCTGGATCGGTTCGACCTGAACTAA
- a CDS encoding IS110 family transposase, whose protein sequence is MSNFVGVDVAKNTFDIATHLPNGKHKTKAKLANDSKGFKEFDAWLNKQVEPTALIVMEATSVYHLELAEFVYNKGYRVCVVNPATTHAYADSELRRIKTDKSDAKLIADFAREKAEKLQLWAPEPLKYRQLKAMVRRLDDLQEMEQMELNRLDVSDEKVKDSINSVLRHIEKEIVETHKAIKKHIDDDPDMRQMRDLIVTIDGIGQKTLERLLAELGDLRKYDDPRKLVAAAGLNPKLQDSGKFKGRAVISRIGSARVRAGLYMPGLVALKHNKAIIAMKERLKANGKAPKQIICAAMRKLLHFVYAVLKSGQPFDPKIALAR, encoded by the coding sequence ATGTCCAATTTCGTCGGCGTCGATGTCGCTAAAAATACCTTTGATATCGCCACTCACCTGCCAAACGGCAAGCACAAAACCAAGGCCAAACTGGCTAACGACTCAAAAGGTTTCAAAGAGTTTGACGCCTGGTTGAACAAGCAGGTCGAGCCTACAGCCCTGATCGTGATGGAAGCCACCAGCGTTTATCACCTGGAACTTGCCGAGTTCGTCTACAACAAGGGTTACCGGGTCTGCGTCGTCAATCCGGCGACGACCCACGCTTACGCCGACAGCGAGCTGCGCCGGATCAAAACCGACAAAAGCGACGCCAAATTGATCGCTGACTTTGCTCGGGAAAAGGCTGAAAAGCTTCAGCTTTGGGCTCCGGAGCCGCTGAAATATCGTCAGCTAAAGGCGATGGTACGTCGCTTGGATGACCTTCAGGAAATGGAGCAAATGGAGCTCAATCGCCTGGATGTGTCCGACGAAAAGGTCAAAGACTCGATCAACTCTGTGCTGCGTCACATCGAGAAAGAGATCGTTGAAACTCACAAAGCAATCAAAAAACACATCGACGATGATCCAGACATGCGCCAAATGCGCGACTTGATCGTGACCATCGACGGTATTGGCCAGAAAACCCTTGAGCGGCTGCTGGCAGAGTTGGGCGACCTGCGTAAATATGACGACCCTCGCAAACTGGTCGCTGCCGCCGGGTTGAACCCAAAGCTGCAGGACTCGGGAAAGTTCAAAGGCAGAGCAGTGATTTCGAGGATCGGATCGGCTCGCGTTCGGGCGGGTCTATACATGCCTGGGTTGGTTGCACTGAAGCACAACAAGGCAATCATCGCCATGAAGGAACGCTTGAAGGCCAACGGCAAGGCCCCCAAGCAAATCATCTGTGCAGCGATGCGCAAACTCCTACATTTTGTCTACGCCGTTCTTAAATCGGGCCAGCCATTTGACCCGAAAATTGCCCTTGCCCGATGA